GAACTGGTCGATCAGCGCGGCCAGAAAGCCCGCATCGGCGCGGCGATCGGCCGGGCGCCGGTCGGCATAACGCTCGCGCGGGACCAGCCGGGTGGCTCCGTCCTTGTTCGCGCGGCGGATGGTGAACTGGAAATCGGTCCCCGGCAGACGGGAGGGGAACCCCTTGTGTTTCAGCATGACGCGCCTCCGTTAGGACCGGGGCGCGGCGAAGCCGGGGCGGGACGCGCCCGCCCCTCGCCCCGATCAGTATTTGTTGTAGGTCGGCTCCGGCTGGACCGGCTCGACATAGACCACTTCTTCCTTCTGCGCGCAGGCCGCGACGAAGGCGACGAGCGAGAGGGCGAAAAGGGTTTTGACACTCTTGGACATGGAACACTCCCGTCTGTTTCTGGCGCGGGACCGAGCCCGGCACCTGCCTGTGTAAAGGCCGCCTTGCCGCGACCTCCCGGGAGAATAGCCCAATCTTCCGGCTTTGCACATGCCACCGCAGCAACCCGCGAAAGTTGTGGCAAAACCGGCGCAGGACCGGGCGCGGCGGCGGCCGGACGAACGGAATGCGGCATCGTCTCAGAACCCTTCCCAGATGCAGCGCCCCGCCTCGGGACGGTAGGCCTCGAAGAACTGCGTGGCCTCGGGATCGGACTGACCGAAGGGCACCGGGCGGTCCATGAGCGTGATGACGACCTGCGCCGGTTCGGGGCCGGTTCCGGCCAGCCGCGGCAGCGCGAATTCGGCGCAGAGATAATCCATGTCGCCCTGCGCCAGCGTGGCGGGCATGGAGCCCTCGTCCTGCGCGATATCGGGGGCGAGAAAGCGGAACCGCACCGTCAGCCCGGCGGGGCCCGGCTCGCCGGTGATGGTGTCGAGATGGGTCACCGACTGGCCCGAGGGCACGTCGATGACCTCGCCCGAGGCGCCCAGCACCAGTGCCGCCCCGGCCAGAAGAACCGCGCGCAGGATCATGTCCGGGGCTCCGACCCTGCCTGGGCCAGCCAGCGCGCCCGATGGGACGGGCTGGTCAGCAGGGCGGCGATCTTGCGTTCGCAATCGGATCGCGGGAAAGGGGCTGCGGCGCGACCTCCAGCGCGGACCCGCAGCCCCTGCCCCTCCTCCTCAACCGTGACCACGGGCGAAAACCCGCGCAGATCCTGCAGCATCCGCCACAGATCCTGACGGATCTGCAGGGCCAGCCGCCCCTTGCTGGCGGGCGGGAAGGCCGCGCTCGCGCAAAGGTCGAAGCGCACGGGAAGCTGCCGCGCCATCGTCAGCGCGCCCTTCTCCCGCAGCATATGCCAGCCCCCGCGTTTCATGGATGCTCCCGTATCTCGGACCCGTGCCTCGACCTCCGCCTCAAAGCGGAATGTTGCCGTGCTTCTTCCAAGGCGTCTCGCGGCGCTTGCCCCGAAGCGAGGCGAAAGCGCGGCTGACGCGGCGACGGGTCGAATGCGGCTGGATCACCTCGTCGATGAAACCGCGCTCGGCCGCCACGAAGGGATTGGCAAAGCGATCCTCGTAATCCTTGGTGCGGCCCGCGATCTTCTCGGCATCGCCCAGTTCCGAGCGGTAGAGGATCTCGGTCGCGCCCTTGGCCCCCATCACCGCGATCTCGGCGGTGGGCCAGGCATAGTTGAAATCGCCGCGCAGGTGTTTCGAGGCCATCACGTCATAGGCGCCGCCATAGGCCTTGCGGGTGATGACCGTCACCTTCGGCACCGTCGCCTCGCCATAGGCGAACAGCAGCTTGGCGCCATGCTTGATGACCCCGCCATATTCCTGGCCGGTCCCGGGCAGGAAGCCCGGCACGTCGACGAAGGTCAGGATCGGGATCTCGAAACAGTCGCAGAAGCGCACGAAGCGCGCGGCCTTGCGCGAGCTGTCGATGTCGAGGCAGCCGGCCAGAACCATCGGCTGGTTCGCCACGACGCCCACGGTCTGCCCTTCGAGCCGGACGAAGCCGGTGATGATGTTCTTGGCGAAATCGGCCTGGATCTCGTAGAAATCGCCCTCATCCGCGACCTTCAGGATCAGCTCCTTCATGTCATAGGGCGTGTTCGGATTGTCGGGGATCAGGGTGTCGAGGCTGGCATCGACCCGGCCGGGCTTGTCGAAGAAGGGCCGCACCGGCGGTTTCTCGCGGTTGTTCAGCGGCAGGAAATCGACCAGCCGGCGCACCTCGTAAAGCGCCTCGACATCATTCTCGAAGGCGCCGTCGGCAACCGAGGATTTTTTCGTATGGGTCGAGGCGCCGCCCAGTTCCTCGGCGGTGACGACCTCGTTGGTGACGGTCTTCACCACATCGGGGCCGGTCACGAACATGTAGGAGGAATCGCGCACCATGAAGATGAAATCGGTCATCGCCGGGCTGTAGACCGCCCCGCCCGCGCAGGGCCCCATGATGACCGAGATCTGCGGGATCACGCCCGAGGCCTCGATATTGCGCTGGAACACCTCGGCATAGCCGGCAAGCGAGGCGACGCCCTCCTGGATCCGGGCCCCGCCCGAATCGTTCAGCCCGATCACCGGGGCGCCGTTCTGCACCGCCATATCCATGATCTTGCAGATCTTCTGGGCATGGGTTTCGGACAGCGAGCCGCCGAAGACGGTAAAGTCCTGGCTGAAGACATAGACCATGCGGCCATTGATCGTGCCCCAGCCGGTCACCACCCCGTCGCCATAGGGACGGCTGTCCTCCATGCCGAAATCGGTGCAGCGATGGGCGACGAACATGTCGAATTCCTCGAACGAGCCCTCATCCAGCAGCAGCTCGATCCGCTCGCGCGCCGTCAGCTTGCCCTTGGCATGCTGGCTGTCGATGCGTCGCTGACCCCCGCCCAGACGGGCGATACTGCGGCGGCGCTCGAGTTCGTTGAGGATATCTTTCATCGGCGATGCCCCTTGCGGAAATTTTCGGCAACCTACCCATGCAATGCGCTTCATCAAAGTGTTAAACGGTAAATTTGCAAATTATTTCCCAGCATCAGGCTGCATATTGCAAATCGGCAAATCCGGTAGACGAGGTCGCCCGGCATGCCATATCGGCAGATGCCCGCCCCTTCGTCCCGGAGCCCAACCATGCCCGCCCTGCCGGTGCCGGTCGTCACGATCGGCCTTCTCGTCCTGTCCAACCTCTTCATGACCTTCGCCTGGTACGGTCATCTCAAGTACAAGGCCACGCCGCTGGTCGCCGTCATCCTCGTCAGCTGGGGCATCGCCTTCTTCGAATACCTGCTGCAGGTGCCCGCGAACCGGATCGGCTATGGTCACTTCTCGGCGGCCCAGCTGAAGACCATTCAGGAAGTCATCACCCTGACGGTATTTTGCGCATTTTCGGTACTTTACCTCAAGGAACCGCTGCATTGGAACCATGCGCTCGGCTTCGGATTCATCGCGCTCGGCGCGTTTTTCATCTTCCACCGCTGGTAGGCCCCGATGGCGCTGGACAAGCCCCCGGTCAGCGCCTAACCCCAAGACATGTCGACGCACCCCCGGGTCCGTTTCCTGGACCGCACAACACCCCCCCATGTCATGACCCTGGTCGCGCTGGCAGGCCTGCCGGCGCTGACCATCAACATCTTCCTGCCCTCGCTGCCGAACATGGCCGTGCATTTCGACACCGATTACGCGGTGATGCAGCTGTCGGTCGCGACATACCTGGCCGCGAATGCGGTGATGCAGCTGTTCGTCGGTCCGATTTCCGACCGCTATGGCCGCCGCCCGGTGCTGCTGATCTCGACCGTGCTGTTCCTGCTGGCGACGCTGGGCTGCATCTTCGCCCCTTCGGCCGAGGCCTTTCTGGGCTTCCGCATGGCGCAGGCGGTCGTGGTCACCGCCATGGTGCTGAGCCGCGCGGTGGTGCGCGACATGGTGGCCGATACCCAGGCCGCCTCGATGATCGGCTATGTTACCATGGGCATGGCGCTGGTGCCGATGATCGGGCCCAGCATCGGCGGGGTGCTGGACGAGATCTGGGGCTGGCAGGCCACCTTCCTCGCGCTGCTGCTGGCAGGGCTGGGCGTGCTGGTACTGACCTGGGCCGATCTGGGCGAGACCTCGACGCCCCGCGACGTCAGCCTGATGGACCAGTTCCGCCAATATCCCGAGCTGTTCCGCTCGCGCCGCTTCTGGGGCTATGCGCTGACCGCGGCGCTGTCCTCGGGCGCCTTCTTCGCCTATCTCGGCGGCGCGCCCTTCGTCGGCAGCCATGTCTTCGCCCTGTCGCCCTCGGTGCTGGGCCTCTATTTCGGCATCGTCGCGGTCGGCTACATGACCGGGAATTTCATCTCGGGGCGCTATTCGGTCCGGGTCGGCATCAATGGCATGATCTACTGGGGCGCGCTGATCACGCTGGCCGCGCCCCTGCTGTCGATGGCCTTCTTCGCGGCGGGTGCGACCCAGCCCATCGCCTTCTTCGGCGCGATGGCCCTGCTCGGGGTCGGCAATGGCATGGTCCTGCCCAACGCCATCGCGGGCACGCTGTCGGTCCGGCCGCATCTGGCGGGCACCGCCAGCGGTCTTGGCGGCGCGATCATGATCGGCGGCGGCGCGGCCTTTTCGGCGCTCGCGGGCGCGCTTCTGAAACCCGGTACCGGAGCCTGGCCGCTTCTGCTCATCATGGCCACGACCTCGGCACTGGCGGTGGTCGCCGTGCTTTACGTGCGCTGGGTCGACCGCCGCGCCGGACCGATCCTTGCAATGCCGCCCAAGGACGGGCCCTGAGCCGCGCTTGCGCGACGGCTTTGCAAAAGCTAGGACAGATCCCAGCTAATCGGCAAAGCGAGGGCCCGCGATGGCGACGCGCAAACTCTATGCAGGCGTCAAGCTGCGCGAGACCCGCTCGCGGCTGGGGCTGACCCAGAAGGATTTCGCGATCCGGCTGGGGATTTCGCTGCCCTATCTGAACCAGATGGAGAACAACAACCGTCCGGTCTCCTCGACGGTGCTGCTGGCGCTGGTCTCCGAATTCGGCTTCGACGTGACCGAGCTGTCGGAGGGCGATGCCGAGCGGCTGGTCGGCGACATGCGCGAGGCGCTGGCCGACCCGGTCTTCGGCGATCTGGCGCCGCCGCTGGCCGATCTGCGGCTGGCCGCCTCGAACGCCCCGGCGCTGGCCCGCGCCTTTCTGGAACTGCACCGCGCCTACCGGCAAAGCCACGAACGGCTGGCCTCGCTCGACGAGGCGCTGGGACGGGAGGATGCGCCGCTGGGCCCCTCGCCCTGGGAAGACGTGCGCGACTTCTTTCATTATTGCGACAACTATATCGACGCGGTCGACCGCGCCGCCGAACGCTTCGCGCGCGCCTCCGATACCGCGGCCGACCCCGAGCAGCGGGCCCTGGCCGCCCTCGAGGCACAGGGCATCTCCCTGTCCTTCAAGGACATGCCCGGGCTGAGGGAATATGACGAGGACACCCGCACGCTGACCCTCTCCAGCCATCTTCGCGGCCCGACCCGGCGGTTTCAACTGCTGCACCAGCTGGCGCTTCTGACCCAGTCGCAACTGCTCGAGGCCACGCTCGACCTTGCCCGGTTCCAGAGCCCCGCCGCCCGCGCCATCGCCCGGATCGGCATGGCGAACTATTTCGCCGGGGCGGCGCTTCTGCCCTATAACCGCTTCCTCGAGGCGGCACAGGAGACCCGGCACGATCTGGAATTGCTGGCCGACCGGTTCGGCGCCTCGATCGAGCAGGTGGCGCATCGGCTCTCGACCTTGCAGCGTCCCGGCGCCAAGGGGCTGCCCTTCTATTTCGTGCGGGTCGATCAGGCCGGCACCATCACCAAGCGCCATTCCACCACAAGGCTGCAATTCGCGCGCTTCGGCGGGGCCTGCCCGCTCTGGAACGTGCATCGCGCCTTCGAGACCCCGGGCCGGTTCCTGCGCCAGCTTGCCGAAACGCCGGACGGGCTGCGCTATATCTCGCTGGCGCGCGACGTCTCGAAGCCGGGCGGCGCCTGGCGCGCGCCGGTCCGGCGCTATGCCATCGGGCTGGGCTGCGAGGTGCGCCATGCCGACCAGATCATCTATGCCGACGATCTGGATATCGACAACGCCGCCGCCTACGAGCCGATCGGGATCTCCTGCCGGATCTGCGAGCGCCGCGACTGTCACCAGCGCGCCGTGCCGCCGCTGGAACGCCGGCTCACGGTCGACGCGAACCGGCGCGGCCTGCTGCCCTATGAGGTCGCCGACTGACCGCCCGGACCGGGCCCTGATGACAGGCCCGGACACAGGCCCGGCACCGACCCGCGCCTCAGGCCGAGGCTTGATCGAGAATGCGGGCGATCTCGTCCTTCAGATGCATCCGGGTCTTGCGCATGTCGTTCAGGTGCAGATCCTCGGTCGGCTCGACATCGGTCTCTGCCCTGTGCACCGCGGCATTGATGTCGTGATACTCGTCAACCAGCCGGGCAAAATGCGCGTCGCTCTCCCGCAACGCGTGAATCAGCGCGGCCCGCTCGGGCAAATCCTCTGCAAGCTCGTGCGGCGTGTGGGTCATGATCTCCTCCTGTCCCCCATGGCTCGAAACAAAGCCTAGGAGCCGCAAATCGGCGCTGTCCATGACACCGATCAACCGGACGCTCAGTCCGTCAGCGTCGCGCCATGGCGCAGCAGGATCGGCAAGACGATATCCTCCTCGTCGATCAGATGGCGGTCGAGACAGGAGCCGAAGCGCTGAAGCCTGAGCTCCAGCCGCCCGATGCAGGCGTCCCGGCCCGCGGGCTCGCCCCGGACCAGTTCGGACACCGTATCGGCAAGTTCCCTCAGGTGAAGACCGAGCGCCTGATGATCGGCATCCAGCATTTCGAAGGCCGCCCAGAGGCCCGGCTCGAAGGCCGCAAGGCGCGGGAAGTAATGAAGATCCTCGATCTTGCGATGGCCGTGAACCTCGTTCAGCAGCATGGCGGCATCGCGCCGGACGGCCCGGATCGCGGCCTCTGCCGGCGCCTCGGCCAGGGTCCCGAAATCCGCCATGACCCGGACATCTTCCTCCATCCGGGCCAGAAGCATGCGGAACATCCGGTGCCGGTCGAGCCAGAACCGGGTGGACTCGTCTTCGGGCAGCCGACCGGCCCAGACCTCGCGCGGGCAGTCGTCAAGCAGGTCGCGCAGCGCATCGGGCAGGTCGCCGCGGGGATCAAGAGCGTAAATATCGTGCATTTGAATGAATGCTAGCACCGGCCCCGCGCATCGCAAGCCCTCGTGACCCTACGTTTCGGGCGCTCCGGCAGGCGGCGTGACGACGCGGCGCTTGATGACCGCCTCGCGCCAGGTGATGAACACGACCGATCCGACGATCAGGCCGCCGCCCAGCAGCACCCAGCCATCGACCGCCTCGCCGAAGGCCAGCCAGCCGATCAGCGTCGCCCAGACCAGTTGCAGGAAGGTGATCGGCTGGGTCACCGTCAGCGGCGCGGCGCGGAAGGCGCGGGTCATGCCGTAATGCCCGGCGGTCGCGAAAAACGCCACGAAGAACAGCCCGACCACCTGCTGCCAGCTTGGCGGCACCCAGACCGCAAGTGCCAGCGGCGCCAGCACGATGGTGACCGTAACCGACATCATCGCCACCACCACCGAGGCCTCGTCGCGTTCGCTCAGCAGCTTGGCGGTGAGATAGGAGATCCCGAACAGGGCCGCGGTGAACAGCATCGCGACATGGCCCTCGGAGATCTCGCGAAAGCCCGGGCGCAGGATCACCAGGACCCCCAGGAACGCGGCCGCGATGGCCAGGATGCGGCGCGCGGCCAGCCGCTCGCCGAACAGGAGCGCCGCCCCGAGGGTCACATAGATCGGGTTGAGATAGTTCATCGCGGTCACTTCGGCGACCGGGATCCGCGTCATCGCGAAGAACCAGCAGATCACGCCCAGCGCATGGGCAAGGCCGCGCCCGCCATATAGCGCGAGCCGCCTGCGACCGATCCGCGCACGCGAAAGCTGGCCCAGTATCGGCAGCAGGAAGACAAGCCCCAGCAGATAGCGCAGAAAGGCCGATTGCGCCGCCGGAAGGCCCTGCGCCGAGAGCTTCACCAGCGCGGTCACCGCGACGAAACTGATCCCCGTCGCCAGCATCCAGAGGATACCCGCGACCGGGTTCTGGCCCGCTTCGGGCACCGACTGAACAGCCATGCCCCGGCTTGCCATGCCGCGCCCCACCGCGCAAGACCCGCCACATGAAGGCCCCCCGGCAAGGCTGGCGTCCGCTCAGGCGGTCTCGGCTGCGGGCTGCGGCGGGTCGGCCAGATCCGGGCGCAGGCGCTGGACCAGCGTGCCGCCGGCCTCGACGATCAGCTTCATGCGCTCTTCCATCCGCACCATCTCGGCAATGGCGCCCTTCAGGGCCTCGGTCTCGTCGCCAAGCGCCGCGAGCCCCTCGAACAGCCGCTGGCTCGCCGCTATCTGCGCCTCGGCATTGGCGATCACCGCCGAGAGATGCTCGACCAGCCCGGAGGCCTGCGGCGCTTCGCCCGCGCGCTCGAGCGCGGCGTCGAGCTCGGCGACCGCGCCCCGCACCGCCTCGAACCAGGCTTGCGACAGCAGGGGCTCGCGCTTGGCGCTCAGCATCGCCTCGCGTTCAAGCCGCCGCATGCCGCGGATCAGCCGGTCGACCTGACCGCGCAGATCGCCCTGCACCGAGACGATGTCGTCATTGACCCGCACCACCTTGCCCAGAACCGCGTTCAGCTCGTTGATCAGGCGGTTGATGCGGTCGAGAAAGAGATTGAGGTCATGCGCGAGCGCGCCGAATTCGTCGGCGCTGCGCACCTCGGCCCGCTCGCTGAGCGTGCCGAAGGCGCGGGCAAGCCCCGCCACCGTGCCGCGCAGCCGCAAAAGCGGCTCCATCCGCACCCTGAGGATCAGGAACAGCAACACCGAATGCAGCACGATCTTGCCCAAGGCGAGCCCCGCGCTCAGCGTCATCTCGTCAAGCCAGGCGGCGATGTCGCGCGACAGGTAATCCCGGACCGTCACCCGGCCCAGCACCTGCCCGACCTCGGCCTCGGCATGACAGGTCAGGCAGAAGGTCTCGGCCGCGATCTCGACCTCCGCCTCGCGGAACCGGCCCTCGGGCCAGGTCCCGGCCGGAATGCCGGCGGGGGTGAAGCCGAACAGCGCCTCGATCGAGCGCACCGTCACCGGCGCGGGCTCGATCGCGATCTTGTAGCCCAGATCGTCCCAGTTGCGCTTGAGGATCGGATACATCGTGCGCGCCGCGACCGGCCCGCCCTCGTTGCGCATGATGGCACGGACGCTTTCGGCCAGGTCCTCGGCCACGCCCTGGGCCTCCTCGGCACCGCTTGTCTCGAACTTGTAATAGACCAGCGCCGCCTTCAGCGCGAATTCGAGCACGGTCACCGCCAGCAGGACCAGGAAGAAATCCTTGATCATATGGATCAGGAACGATTTGTCGAAACGTCCGATCGCGTGGCTGGTGCGCTCGCCCATCGACCCTGCCTCCCCTGCCCGGCCCGATCCCCCGTTCAGTGTAGGCAGCCTCGGCGGAACACGCCAAGCGGGAATTTCGCCGCGCCTCGCCGGGGCGGCCCGGGATCATGGCGGCCTTCCGGACCGCGGCGTCGGTTGCGCCATGCCGGGACCAGCGAACGGCCGCCGTTCATGGCGCGAGATCGGAAGGTGAAGATCCGGGCGATCCCTCCCCGGGTCCTTCCGGGTCAGGCGATCGGCATGGCGCGGCCGATCCCGGGCCATCCCCTGCTTGGGCAGGCCGGACCCCGCCGCAGCGCCGGTCTGGCCGCGCCCCTGCCTGACGCCGGGGATTTTTCCTGCATCCCGGGGCCTGGCGGCGAGGATCGAGCGGATCGCCTACTGACGGGCGATGCGTCGGAACCGATCTTGCCGATGCCGAGACGACAACCGCGCGGGCCCGTTTCCGGACCCGCGCGGCATGATCTTGCCAAGCCGTCAGGCTCAGAGCTGCTCGAGCACCTCGTCGCTGGCCGAGAAATTGCTGGTGACGTGCTGCACGTCGTCGTCATCCTCGAGCGCATCGATCAGCTTCATCAGCTTCTGCATGGCTTCGAGATCCATCTCGGTCGTGTTCGAGGGTTTCCAGATCAGCTTGGTGGAGTCGCTCTCGCCCAGATCGGCCTCCATCTTGGTGGCGACCTCGTTCAGATCGGTATCGGCGGTATAGATGACATGCTCGTCATCCGAGCTTTCCACATCCTGCGCCCCGGCCTCGATCGCGGCCATCATCACCGTGTCGGCATCGCCCGCCGAGGCCGGATAGACGATCTCGCCCACCCGCTCGAACATGAAGGCGACCGAGCCGGTCTCGCCGAGATTGCCGCCGAACTTGGTGAAGGTCGAGCGCACGCTCGAGGCGGTGCGGTTGCGGTTGTCGGTCATCGCCTCGACGATCACCGCGACCCCGCCGGGACCGTAGCCCTCGTAGCGGATTTCCTCGTAATTGTCGCCCTCGCCGCCCATCGCCTTCTTGATCGCGCGCTCGATATTGTCCTTGGGCATGGATTGCGCCTTGGCTTCCTTGATCGCCAGGCGCAGGCGCGGGTTCTTGTCAGGGTCCGGGTCGCCCATCTTGGCGGCAACGGTGATCTCCTTGCTGAACTTGGAGAACAGCTTGGAGCGCGCCGCATCCTGCCGCCCCTTGCGGTGCTGGATGTTCGCCCATTTGGAATGGCCTGCCATTGATCCCCACTTGGCTTTTTGAAATTGACGGAGCCCTCTATATGTCAGGCCGAGGCGGACCTGCAAGCCTGCTCGGGGCGTTGGGTCGGGTGAAACCCTCCGGCGCGCGGGCGCCGGACAGCCGGGAGACCCCTGATTGACCGAGGACCAGTTCATTCTGTTCGCCCTTTTCGCCACCGTCTTCGTCGCCCTGATCTGGGGCCGGTGGCGCTACGATCTGGTGGCCTTCGGGGCCTTGATGGCCGCGGTGCTGCTGGGCGTCGTCGATCCGGACCGCGCCTTCGAGGGCTTCGGCCACCCGGCAACGCTGGTGGTGGCGCTGGTGCTGGTGGTCTCGGCCGGGCTGGTGCGCTCGGGCGCGGTCTATCTGATCACCCGGACGCTGGTGAACAGCGCCCGCGGGCTGGGCGCGCATATCGCGATCATGGGGGGGATCGGCGGGCTGTTGTCGGCCTTCATGAACAATGTGGCCGCGCTGGCCCTGCTGATGCCGGTCGACATCCAGACCGCGCGCAAGGCGGGCCGCGCGCCGGGGCTGAGCCTGATGCCGCTGTCATTCGCCACCATTCTGGGCGGCATGGTCACGCTGATCGGCACGCCGCCCAACATCATCATCGCCGCCTTCCGCCAGGACGCGACCGGCCAGTCCTTCCGGATGTTCGACTTCGCGCCCGTGGGCGGGGTGGCGGCGCTGGCCGGTATCGTCTTCGTGGCGCTGGTCGGCTGGCGGCTGATCCCGAAAAGCGCGGGGCTCGACGCATCGGCCGACCCGATGTCGGACTATTCCTCCTATATCGCCGAGCTGACCGTGCCCGAGGGTTCGAAGCTGATCGGCCGGCGGCTTGCCGATCTCGACCCCGAGGCCGAGGCCAATGACGTCGCCCTGCTGGGACTGGTCCGGGGCGGCAAGCGGCTTTACGGGCTGCAGCGCGGCACGGCGCTGGCCGCGGGCGACTCGCTGGTGATCGAGGCCAGCCCCGAGGCGCTGGACGAATTCCGCGCCGCGCTGTCGCTCGATTTCGCCGAGGGCGCCAACCAGGAGCGGCTCAAGGCCGAGGGCGCGGGGCTGACCGTGATCGAGGTGGTGGTGCCCGAACAGGCCCGGATCGCCGGACGCTCGGCCCAGCTTGTGGGGCTGGCCTGGCGGCGGCGCACGGTGCTTCTGGGGATCTCGCGCCAGGGCCGCCCGGTCCGCCAGCAGATCCGCAAGACCAAGGTCAGGCCCGGCGACATCCTGCTGCTTCTGACCCCGCAGGACGTGGCCCAGGACGTGGTCGACTGGCTGGGCTGCCTGACCCTGGCCGATCGCGGGCTGGCGGTGACCGATACCCGCAAGACCTGGATCGCCATCGGGCTGTTCGCGGCGGCGGTGGCGGCGGCAAGCGTCGGGCTGGTCGATCTGACCATCGCCATCGGGCTGGTCGTGGTGGGCTATGTCGCGGCCCGGATCATCCCCATCAACGAGGTCTATTCCCATGTCGAATGGCCGGTCGTGGTGCTGCTCGGCTCGATGATCCCGCTTGGCGTGGCGCTGGAGGAAAGCGGCGGCACGCGGCTGATCGCCGAGACCTTGCTGGGGCTGACCGGCGACATGCCGCCCTGGGTGATCCTGACCGCGCTGATGGTGGCGACCATGTGCCTGTCGGATGTGCTGAACAATACCGCGACGACGGTGGTCGCGGCCCCCGTCGGCATCCAGATGGCCCAGGCGCTGGGGGTCAGCCCCGATCCGTTCCTGATGGCGGTGGCGGTCGCGGCCTCCTGCGCCTTTCTCACCCCCATCGGGCACAAGAACAACACGCTGATCCTCGGGCCCGGCGGCTATCGCTTCGGCGATTACTGGCGGATGGGCCTGCCGCTCGAGATCATCGTGATCGCGGTCTCGGTGCCGATGATCCTCCTGGTCTGGCCGTTCCAGGCCGGAGCGGCTTGACGCAGGGGCCGCGCTCGGCCAGTCCGGATGACAGGCGGCTGCGGGAGAAGGGCCATTGATGGGAGACGGGTCTTGATCTGGCAGCCACAGGCTTCGGGGGCATTTGCGATGGCGGCGACCTTGGCGCTGGTCGCGGGCGCCGGGGCGCGTTTCGTCCCCGGCAGCAGCGCGGCCGGGCCGCTTGCCCGCATCCTCGATGCGCTTGCGCCCTGGCTGCTGGCCGGGGCCCTGATCCTCGCGCTCGGCGCCACGGTGATGGGGCTGTGCCGTCTCGGCCCGGGGCTGGTGGCGGCCGCGCTGGTCGCGCTGGCCGGGCTCGGGGCGCTCCATCTGCGTCAGAGCCTGCCCGCCCAGCCCGGCCGCGCCCCCGATCTGCGCATTCTCTTCTTCAACGTCTGTATCGAGAACGACCTGCCCGCCGAGACCATCGTCCGGGCCGTCCTCCGGCAGGACCCGGATATCATCGTCTTTGCCGAGGCCGAGGCCGTCGCCGGGGGCCTGCCGCTCCTGAAAGACCGCTACGACTTCGTCTCGCCCTGCCGTCCCGGGGCCTGCCAGATCGTGCTGGCCGCGCGCAGCCGGCCCAAGCGGTTCTGGAGGATGTCGCTGAACCCGGCCTGGCCCGACCGCTATGCCGTGGCCGAAATCGAGACGACCGGTGGCAAGCAGGTCTTTCTGGCGGGTCTCCAGCTTCTCAAGCCCTGGATGTCAGGGCTGGCGGACACCGAGCTCGAGCGACTGACCGCCCAGCTCGGCTGGCTGCCCGGTCCGGCCGTCGCCATCGGCGATTTCAACGCCGCGCCCTGGAGCCGGACGCTGTCGCAGATCCATCGCGACACCGGCATGGCCACCGCCCGCCTGCCCACGGCCACCTGGCCCGTGGGCGCGGGCCGGTTCGGGGTGCCCATCGATCAGGTGCTGGTCGGCGGCGGCGCGCGGCTGGTCCGCCTCTGCCCGTTCGGCGCGGAGCTCGGGTCGAATCATCGCGGCCTGCTGGCAGAGATCGCCCTGCCCTGACCGGCCTCCCCCGTCAGTGCGTGGCAATGCGGC
The genomic region above belongs to Rhodovulum sulfidophilum DSM 1374 and contains:
- a CDS encoding DMT family transporter gives rise to the protein MAVQSVPEAGQNPVAGILWMLATGISFVAVTALVKLSAQGLPAAQSAFLRYLLGLVFLLPILGQLSRARIGRRRLALYGGRGLAHALGVICWFFAMTRIPVAEVTAMNYLNPIYVTLGAALLFGERLAARRILAIAAAFLGVLVILRPGFREISEGHVAMLFTAALFGISYLTAKLLSERDEASVVVAMMSVTVTIVLAPLALAVWVPPSWQQVVGLFFVAFFATAGHYGMTRAFRAAPLTVTQPITFLQLVWATLIGWLAFGEAVDGWVLLGGGLIVGSVVFITWREAVIKRRVVTPPAGAPET
- a CDS encoding methyl-accepting chemotaxis protein, with protein sequence MGERTSHAIGRFDKSFLIHMIKDFFLVLLAVTVLEFALKAALVYYKFETSGAEEAQGVAEDLAESVRAIMRNEGGPVAARTMYPILKRNWDDLGYKIAIEPAPVTVRSIEALFGFTPAGIPAGTWPEGRFREAEVEIAAETFCLTCHAEAEVGQVLGRVTVRDYLSRDIAAWLDEMTLSAGLALGKIVLHSVLLFLILRVRMEPLLRLRGTVAGLARAFGTLSERAEVRSADEFGALAHDLNLFLDRINRLINELNAVLGKVVRVNDDIVSVQGDLRGQVDRLIRGMRRLEREAMLSAKREPLLSQAWFEAVRGAVAELDAALERAGEAPQASGLVEHLSAVIANAEAQIAASQRLFEGLAALGDETEALKGAIAEMVRMEERMKLIVEAGGTLVQRLRPDLADPPQPAAETA
- a CDS encoding YebC/PmpR family DNA-binding transcriptional regulator, producing the protein MAGHSKWANIQHRKGRQDAARSKLFSKFSKEITVAAKMGDPDPDKNPRLRLAIKEAKAQSMPKDNIERAIKKAMGGEGDNYEEIRYEGYGPGGVAVIVEAMTDNRNRTASSVRSTFTKFGGNLGETGSVAFMFERVGEIVYPASAGDADTVMMAAIEAGAQDVESSDDEHVIYTADTDLNEVATKMEADLGESDSTKLIWKPSNTTEMDLEAMQKLMKLIDALEDDDDVQHVTSNFSASDEVLEQL
- a CDS encoding SLC13 family permease, coding for MTEDQFILFALFATVFVALIWGRWRYDLVAFGALMAAVLLGVVDPDRAFEGFGHPATLVVALVLVVSAGLVRSGAVYLITRTLVNSARGLGAHIAIMGGIGGLLSAFMNNVAALALLMPVDIQTARKAGRAPGLSLMPLSFATILGGMVTLIGTPPNIIIAAFRQDATGQSFRMFDFAPVGGVAALAGIVFVALVGWRLIPKSAGLDASADPMSDYSSYIAELTVPEGSKLIGRRLADLDPEAEANDVALLGLVRGGKRLYGLQRGTALAAGDSLVIEASPEALDEFRAALSLDFAEGANQERLKAEGAGLTVIEVVVPEQARIAGRSAQLVGLAWRRRTVLLGISRQGRPVRQQIRKTKVRPGDILLLLTPQDVAQDVVDWLGCLTLADRGLAVTDTRKTWIAIGLFAAAVAAASVGLVDLTIAIGLVVVGYVAARIIPINEVYSHVEWPVVVLLGSMIPLGVALEESGGTRLIAETLLGLTGDMPPWVILTALMVATMCLSDVLNNTATTVVAAPVGIQMAQALGVSPDPFLMAVAVAASCAFLTPIGHKNNTLILGPGGYRFGDYWRMGLPLEIIVIAVSVPMILLVWPFQAGAA
- a CDS encoding endonuclease/exonuclease/phosphatase family protein; the encoded protein is MAATLALVAGAGARFVPGSSAAGPLARILDALAPWLLAGALILALGATVMGLCRLGPGLVAAALVALAGLGALHLRQSLPAQPGRAPDLRILFFNVCIENDLPAETIVRAVLRQDPDIIVFAEAEAVAGGLPLLKDRYDFVSPCRPGACQIVLAARSRPKRFWRMSLNPAWPDRYAVAEIETTGGKQVFLAGLQLLKPWMSGLADTELERLTAQLGWLPGPAVAIGDFNAAPWSRTLSQIHRDTGMATARLPTATWPVGAGRFGVPIDQVLVGGGARLVRLCPFGAELGSNHRGLLAEIALP